The following proteins are co-located in the Tachysurus vachellii isolate PV-2020 chromosome 19, HZAU_Pvac_v1, whole genome shotgun sequence genome:
- the asb8 gene encoding ankyrin repeat and SOCS box protein 8: MSSTMWYIMQSIQSKYSLSERLIRTIAAIRSFPHDNVEDLIRKGADVNRMHGTLKPLHCACMVADTDCVELLLEKGAEVNALDGYNRTALHYAAEKDEGCVELLLEYGAQPNALDGNKDTPLHWAAFKDNPECVRALLESGAHPNARDYNNDTPLSWAAMKGNLESVRVLLDYGGQVHVTNLKGQTPISRLVALLARGLGSEQEEECLELLCSAAGRLEVRRADGSMPHELSKHPELLARLSGMMAQPALLRDLARCAVRNSLGVQYLPTAVKQLPLPESVKQYVLLRNIGYKQDKEREKEGEQTLCNALQSK; the protein is encoded by the exons ATGAGCTCGACTATGTGGTACATCATGCAGAGTATTCAGAGTAAATACTCCCTTTCGGAAAGGCTTATCCGAACGATCGCTGCCATTCGCTCATTTCCACACGATAATGTGGAGGATCTTATACGCAAG GGAGCCGACGTGAACAGGATGCATGGCACTCTGAAGCCCCTGCACTGCGCCTGCATGGTGGCTGATACAGACTGTGTGGAGCTTTTACTGGAGAAAGGTGCAGAG GTAAATGCTTTAGATGGCTACAATCGCACAGCACTGCATTACGCAGCAGAGAAGGATGAGGGCTGTGTGGAGCTACTGCTGGAATACGGAGCTCAGCCCAATGCTCTGGATGGTAACAAGGACACTCCACTACACTGGGCTGCCTTCAAAGACAACCCAGAGTGTGTCCGTGCGCTGCTGGAGAGCGGTGCCCATCCTAACGCACGTGATTACAACAACGACACACCACTCAGCTGGGCTGCCATGAAAGGAAACTTGGAGAGTGTACGTGTGTTGCTGGACTATGGCGGCCAAGTTCACGTGACAAACCTGAAGGGCCAGACACCCATTTCACGTCTGGTGGCTCTGCTGGCACGTGGCCTGGGCTCTGAGCAGGAGGAAGAGTGTCTGGAGCTGTTGTGCAGCGCTGCAGGGAGGTTGGAGGTGCGTCGGGCCGATGGTTCCATGCCTCACGAGCTTAGTAAACATCCAGAGCTTCTGGCACGCCTCTCCGGCATGATGGCTCAGCCAGCATTGCTGAGGGATCTGGCCCGCTGCGCTGTACGTAACAGCCTTGGAGTGCAGTATCTCCCCACAGCTGTAAAGCAGCTTCCACTGCCTGAGTCTGTTAAACAGTATGTACTCCTCAGAAACATTGGGTATAaacaagacaaagaaagagagaaagagggagaacaGACTCTCTGTAATGCACTGCAGAGCAAGTAG